CCGGCGAAGGTGATCCTCATGTTGGAGATCATATTCTTATGCTGAATGCAGATAAATATCTCCCTACAGATAACACTGCAATTCCTTATGGAGATCCTGAACCTGTAAAGGATACTCCAATGGATTTTACAACTCCGGTTGAAATAGGTAAAAGAATAAATGATGATTTCGAGCAACTGAGATTTGGTAAAGGATATGATCACACATTTGTATTAAATAAGAATAGCTCAGAAGAGTTTTCTTTTGCAGGTTATTGCAAATCTCCCAAGACCGGTATCAGAATGGATATATATACTACGGAACCGGGACTTCAGCTATATACTGCTAACTGGCTTACAGGAAACTTCATTGGCAAGAATGGTCATAATTACCCTGAGAGATCATCTGTCTGTTTTGAAACGCAACATTTTCCCGACAGCATAAATAAACCTGATTATCCATCGGTTATATTAGAGCCGGGGGAAACGTTTAGCTCAAGAACAGATTTTAGATTTTCTGTAGAGTAATGCTTTAAAATAAGATAATAAGAACCTATAAAACAGGCAATTGTAAAAGTGTAAATTTAGTCAAAAAGTAATATAAAATCATTAATTAAATTAAAAGTATGAACACTACTACTCAAAACAAGAATCGGATAGTGCCAATTATTATGATGATCGCACTTTTCGGAATGATCGCATTTGTGACCAATCTGGCCGCACCAATGGGATTAGTATTAAAACAACAGTTTGCTGTATCAAATTTCCTTGGACTATTAGGAAACCTTGCCAATTTCATTGCTTATGCAGTAATGGGTATACCGGGTGGTATTCTATTGCAACGTGTAGGTTATAAGAAAACTGCCCTTATTGCAGTTGCTGTAGGTTTCATAGGAGTATTAGTGCAATTCCTATCAGGACATTCACCTGAATCTTTAGCCTTTACTATTTATTTGCTTGGTGCATTTATTGCAGGTTTTTCTATGTGTTTATTAAACATCGTAGTAAACCCAATGTTGAATACATTAGGTGGTGGTGGTAACAAAGGAAATCAGCTGATTCAAATTGGTGGATCTTTCAACTCATTGATGGCTACTTTCACACCTGCTTTCGTAGGTATCCTTATTGGTGATGCTGTAAGTGCAAGAATCAGCGATGTATTCCCTGTTATGTATATTGCAATGGGCGTATTTGCAGTTGTATTCTTTGTATTATGGTCAGTAAATATTCCTGAACCACACATTACCGAATCAAAGGAATCAATGGGAAGTCTGATGTCAGGTGCCCTTAAATTCAAACATTTCGTATTAGGTGCAATAGCCATATTCATCTATGTTGGTATTGAGGTTGGTAACCCTTACATCATGTTGTACTGGCTTGAAGAGATGCCATCTGTAGGTGCCACTATCGGAGGATTTGTTACAGGTACATACTGGTTCCTTATGTTAATCGGCCGTTTGGTTGGAGCATCACTAGGAAGCAAGGTGTCAAGCAAGACTATGCTCAGCTCTCTCTCAATAGTGGGATTGGTACTGGTTCTGGCTGCTATCTTCTCACCAACAACCAACCTTGTTGAACTTCCTGTATTACAAAGATCTGCTGAAGGTGCTCTTTCATTTGGTTTGGCCGAAGTGCCTATCAATGCACTGTTCTTTGTATTGGTTGGTCTTTGTACTTCAATTATGTGGGGAAGTATATTCAATCTTGCAGTTGAAGGATTGGGTAAATATACACCGGCAGCTGCAGGTATTTTCATGACTATGGTTTGCGGTGGTGGTATTCTTCCTGCAATCCAGGGTGGCATTGCAGATGCTGTAGGATACATTTCTAGTTACTGGTTAATTATTGCTGCACTGGCTTATCTGTTATTCTACGGCCTAATAGGATCTAAAGTAAACAAAAGAGCAACAGAATAAGGATTAGATCCTTTTCCTAAACTTTAAAAATTAAATATGACAAAAGAACAAGTAATTAAGATATTCAAAGAGAAATTCAATAATGAAAACCCTGAAGTTTACACGTCCCCCGGACGTGTAAACTTAATTGGGGAACATACCGATTATAACGGAAGTTTTGTATTTCCGGGAGCTATCGACAAAGGTATGATAGCTGCCATCAGATTCAATGGTACAGATAAAATAAGAGCTTACGCAATTGATTTGGACGAAAGCTCAGAATTTGGTCTTATTGAGGAGGATGCTCCAAATGAAGGCTGGGCAAAGTATCTTTTTGGTGTATGCCGTGAGATAATAAAAAGAGGAGGCACAGTAAAAGCATTTGATACTGTTTTTGCAGGTGATGTTCCACTTGGAGCAGGTATGTCTTCATCAGCAGCACTGGAGAGTACATACGCATTCGCTCTTAACGATTTACTGAACCTGGGAATTGATAAATTTGAGCTTGCACGCATTGGTCAAAGCACCGAACACAATTATGTTGGTGTAAAGTGCGGTATTATGGATCAGTTTGCTTCAATCTTTGGAAAAGAGGGTCATCTTATTCGTTTAGACACCAAATCAATGGAATATGAATATTTCCCTTTTAATCCGAAAGGCTATAAACTAGTTCTGTTAGATACACTTGTTAAGCATGAGCTAGCATCTTCAGCATACAATGCACGTCGTGCATCATGCGAAAATACAGCTGCAACTATAAGCAAACTTCATCCGGAAGTTAAATTCCTTCGTGATGCATCAATGGACATGCTTAATGAAGTTAAAGATCAAATCTCGGAAGAAGATTACATGCGTTCTAAATATGTAATAGAGGAAACTCAACGTGTGATTGATGTAAGTAATGCACTTCAGCAGGGAGATTATGAAACCGTTGGTCAAAAGATGTATGAAACCCATCACGGTATGAGTAAACTCTATGATGTTAGCTGCGAAGAGCTCGATTTCCTTAACGATATTGCCAAAGAGCATGGCGTTACCGGTTCAAGAGTAATGGGTGGCGGCTTCGGCGGTTGCACAATTAACCTTGTAAAAGATGAGTTGTACGACTCATTTATTGCAGATGCAAAAAAACAATTTAAAGAAAAGTATGGTCATGAACCAAAAGTGTATGACGTTGTTATCAGCGACGGTGCACGCAAACTATAATTTTATCAACTAAAATTTAGTTGGAAGCCTGGAGCTACTATTTGTTCCGGCTTCCAACTTTTTTTTAAACATAATTTTTTTACCTTACCTACTATGTTACAAACATACTACGAAAACAATGATAAATTCCTCATTGCAGTTGATTGTATTATTTTTGGATTTCAAGATAAAGAACTTAATGTATTATTAACCCGCAGACCTGTAGAACCCTTGAAAAACGAATGGTCACTGATGGGTGGGTTTATGGAAAATGGGGAAAGTCTTGATCAAGCTGCTGAAAAAATACTATTTCGTTATACAAGCCACAAAGATATATATATGGAACAGGTTGGTGCGTATGGTGATGTAGACCGTGATTCAGGTGGTAGAGTAGTCTCTGTTGCTTACTACGCTTTAGTCAATTCCGAAAATTTCAATACATCACTTGCAAAAAAGTATGATGCAAAATGGCTAAGTGTAAGTAAATTGCCAAAGCTTGTTTTTGATCATAACAAAATGGTAGAAGACGCTATAAAGCTTTTGCAATATAAAGCCTCAAATCAGCCGATTGTATTTAAATTTTTCGATGAAAAATTCACGCTTACTGAACTACAGGATCTATATGAAGCCATTTATCAAATGCAATTAGACAAACGCAATTTCAGGAAAAAGCTAAGCAACATGAATCTTCTCGACAAACTTGACGAGAAAGATAAAGTAAACTCCAGGAGGGGGGCATATTACTACACCTTCAATAAAGAGAGATACGAAAAATTTATAGAAGAGGGAAATCGATTCTCGCTATGATAAATAATTAATTTTTTAAATAATAATTTACAGTAGTCACAACTCTCACGTTTTTAATATATGGAGTATTTGCATCTCGGTCTGTAATGGTAAACTGCCCCTGAGATGCATTTCTTATTTTACCCAGCTTACTTCCGGAGTCAAGAGCAAATTTCTCTGCAGCCTCCCTCGCGTTTTTAGTTGCCTCTTCAATCATAGCGGGCTTGATACTATTCAAGCCTGTGAATTCATATAATGTATTATATCTATAATCACCACCTGTTATTGCAACCCCCTGTTTAAGCAATTCTGTCTGCTCCGAAATTAGTTTGCGAATCTGATCCACATTATTAGAAGTAACAGTTATCACAGAGGTTGCATTATACCTGTACTGAATTGCCTGGTTAAGGTAACGTTCAGCCTCCATATCAATTATTTCAGGTGGAGCTATGCTTATCTCATCATCTGTAATACCGTTCGACCTCAGGAAATCAACAATAGTTCTATTTTTACTTTGAATATTTGTATAAAGAGTTGTCAGATCATTTCCCAGATCTTTATACATCAAAGGCCAGATAACTTTATCTGCCGGCACCTCCATCTCTGCAAGTCCTTTTACAGTTACAACGCGGTCGCGATCTGTAAAGTTGTTAATACCTCTGTTTAATAAAATTCCAAACGCCAATAGTGCGATCGCTAAAATTATAGATTCTACAATCCAGTTTTTCATAATCCTGTTTTTTAGGTTTTTGATTATAAATATATGATTTTAAATCATACTGAAAAAGTTTATATAACTGTCAAATATTGAAATGTTTTATATAAAAGCTTTTTACAAATATAATGATTAAAATAAATAATTGTTTTCATAGCAGGAAAAAAGATCTTTTTTATAATTTATCATCTTTTGCATAAATAAAATTTAGAACTTCTAAATGCTATTACATTTCAATTACTATCTATTACTTCAAAATATTTTTTCTATCTTTGTACCCTAATATCACATAGTATATATCAAACAAAATTAATACTCGCACTATGCACAAATTAACACCGGTGCGATTGATCCTTGAAAACGGGATGGTCTTTCAAGGAAAATCGTTTGGGGCTGAAAAGCCGACATCGGGAGAGGTTGTTTTCAGTACTTCAATGGTAGGTTATCCCGAAAGCTTGACAGACCCCTCCTACAAAGGACAAATATTATCACTAACTTATCCAATAATCGGAAATTACGGAGTTCCAGCCAAAGGCGAAACAGACGGAATTTCCGATTTTTTTGAATCTGTACATATTCATGCTTCAGGGTTGATAATACAGGATTATACTTCTGAATACTCTCACTGGAACGGAATTGAAAGCCTTGGAGAATGGCTTAAGAATGAGAATATCCCGGGTATTTGCGATGTAGATACCCGTAAACTCACTAAAATACTTCGTGAAGAAGGCTCACTATTGGGAAAGATTGTTTTTGATGAGAGTCATGTTTCAGAAAAAACAAAAGATGCAAGCAAGGCAGAAGTCAACATAAGTAAAGATGGTTTTTACAATCCTGATTTTACAAATCTGGTTGCAGAAGTAAGCTGTAAAGAGGTAATTGAGTATGGGGATGGAGTAAAAAAGGTAGTACTTGTAGACTGCGGCGTCAAACTAAATATTCTGAGAGAACTTATTAAGCAGGGAGTAAAAGTGATACGTGTGCCCTGGGATTATGACTTCAATACAATAGATTTTGATGGTGTAGTGATTTCAAACGGTCCCGGCAACCCTGACCACTGTATAGCAACAGTTGAAAATATCCGCAAAGCGATGAATAGTGATAAACCAATATTCGGAATTTGCATGGGAAATCAGTTGATTTCTAAAGCAGCCGGAGCAAAAATATATAAGCTTAAATATGGACACAGAAGCCATAACCAACCGGTTAGAAGAGTAGGGAGTAATCAATGTTTCATTACATCCCAAAATCATGGGTATGCAGTAGATGATAAGGGTTTAGGCAAAGAGTGGGAACCATGGTATGTTAACCTGAATGATGGAACCAATGAGGGTATCAGGCACAAATCAAAACCATTTTACTCAGTACAATTTCATCCGGAAGCAAATGGAGGTCCAAATGATACACGCTATTTCTTTGACGAGTTTGTAAAATTATTGTGATTTATGACAAATCAGATTTTAGATAATATAAAAAAAGTATTGGTGCTGGGTTCTGGAGCCCTGAAGATAGGTGAAGCGGGAGAGTTTGACTATTCAGGCTCTCAGGCACTTAAAGCACTAAGTGAAGAGGGAGTTGAAACTATCCTTATCAATCCAAATATTGCAACGGTACAAACATCTGAAGGTGTGGCCGATAAAATATATTTCTTACCTGTAACTCCCTATTTTGTGGAGAAGGTAATTGAAAGAGAAAATCCAGATGGAATTCTTTTGGCATTTGGTGGTCAGACTGCACTTAACTGCGGAGTAGAGCTGTATAAGTCGGGTATCTTTGAAAAATATAGTGTAAAGGTGCTGGGTACTCCCGTGCAGGCAATTATGGATACTGAGGACCGCGATCTGTTTGTAAAGAAGCTCAATCAGATTGATGTTAAGACAATCAAGAGTTACGCTGTTTCTACTACTAATGAAGCACTTGAAGCAGCGGAAAAGCTCGGATATCCTGTAATTGTGAGGGCTGCTTATGCACTTGGTGGATTGGGCTCAGGTTTTTGCAATAATGAAAAAGAGCTGAAAGAGCTGTCAGTAAAAGCATTAAATTATTCTGACCAACTACTTATAGAGAAATCTTTAAAAGGATGGAAAGAGATTGAATATGAGGTTGTACGAGATAGATTCGACAACTGTATCACAGTGTGCAATATGGAGAATTTTGATCCATTAGGCATACATACTGGAGAAAGTATAGTAGTTGCTCCTTCACAAACCCTTACCAACTCCGAGTATCATAAACTTCGTGAGTTGGCAATTAAAATTGTGAGACATATCGGAATTGTTGGAGAGTGTAATGTTCAGTACGCCCTCGACCCTGAATCAGAAGATTACAGAGTTATTGAGGTAAATGCGCGACTGAGCCGTTCATCTGCTCTTGCTTCCAAGGCCACTGGTTATCCGCTGGCATTTGTTGCTGCGAAACTGGGACTCGGTTATGGACTCTTCGATCTTAAAAACTCGGTTACTAAAACCACAAGTGCCTTCTTTGAACCGGCACTGGATTATATAGTTGTAAAAATACCACGTTGGGATTTAGGTAAATTCAGCGGTGTTTCAAAAGAGATCGGTTCCAGTATGAAATCGGTTGGCGAGATTATGTCAATTGGCCGCACTTTTGAAGAAGCAATTCAGAAAGGACTCAGAATGATTGGTCTGGGCATGCATGGCTTTGTGGAAAATAAAGAACTGGTAATTCCGGATATAGATAAGGCTTTAAGGGAGCCTACAGATCAGCGTATATTTGTTATCAGTAAAGCTTTCCGAAAGGGATATACAGTTGATCAGATACATGATCTGACCAAAATTGACAGATGGTTCCTGAATAAATTACGCAAGATTGTTGACACTGCCGAACAGCTTGAACAACTGGATTCTGAAAGAATAGATCTGAATGCAGATATTAATGAAGTTATTGGAAATGGAAATAGTAAACTTCATGAATATAATGAGAATCAAAATAATCAGCTTAACAAGTTTATCGAATTACTGAGACTTTCAAAACAGCAAGGTTTTTCAGATTATCAGATAGCTAAAGCTCTTTATAAAGAAAATATCAGTGAAAATGGTCCTCTCAATATAAGAGCATACAGGAAGAAACTTGGAATAGTTCCATTCGTTAAGCAAATAGATACTTTAGCTGCAGAGTTTCCTGCACAGACAAACTACTTATATCTGACATATAATGGAGCAGAGAGTGATGTTAAGTACTTGGGTGACCACCGCTCGGTGATTGTACTGGGTTCCGGTGCTTACAGAATAGGGTCGTCGGTAGAATTCGACTGGTGTTCGGTTAACGCACTGAATACCGTACGTAAAGAGGGTTACCGCTCTGTAATGATCAACTATAATCCTGAGACGGTATCAACTGATTATGATGTGTGTGACAGACTCTATTTTGATGAACTTTCATATGAGAGGGTTATGGATATAATAGAGCTTGAGAATCCATATGGAGTAATTGTATC
This window of the Lascolabacillus massiliensis genome carries:
- the galK gene encoding galactokinase; translated protein: MTKEQVIKIFKEKFNNENPEVYTSPGRVNLIGEHTDYNGSFVFPGAIDKGMIAAIRFNGTDKIRAYAIDLDESSEFGLIEEDAPNEGWAKYLFGVCREIIKRGGTVKAFDTVFAGDVPLGAGMSSSAALESTYAFALNDLLNLGIDKFELARIGQSTEHNYVGVKCGIMDQFASIFGKEGHLIRLDTKSMEYEYFPFNPKGYKLVLLDTLVKHELASSAYNARRASCENTAATISKLHPEVKFLRDASMDMLNEVKDQISEEDYMRSKYVIEETQRVIDVSNALQQGDYETVGQKMYETHHGMSKLYDVSCEELDFLNDIAKEHGVTGSRVMGGGFGGCTINLVKDELYDSFIADAKKQFKEKYGHEPKVYDVVISDGARKL
- the carB gene encoding carbamoyl-phosphate synthase large subunit is translated as MLDNIKKVLVLGSGALKIGEAGEFDYSGSQALKALSEEGVETILINPNIATVQTSEGVADKIYFLPVTPYFVEKVIERENPDGILLAFGGQTALNCGVELYKSGIFEKYSVKVLGTPVQAIMDTEDRDLFVKKLNQIDVKTIKSYAVSTTNEALEAAEKLGYPVIVRAAYALGGLGSGFCNNEKELKELSVKALNYSDQLLIEKSLKGWKEIEYEVVRDRFDNCITVCNMENFDPLGIHTGESIVVAPSQTLTNSEYHKLRELAIKIVRHIGIVGECNVQYALDPESEDYRVIEVNARLSRSSALASKATGYPLAFVAAKLGLGYGLFDLKNSVTKTTSAFFEPALDYIVVKIPRWDLGKFSGVSKEIGSSMKSVGEIMSIGRTFEEAIQKGLRMIGLGMHGFVENKELVIPDIDKALREPTDQRIFVISKAFRKGYTVDQIHDLTKIDRWFLNKLRKIVDTAEQLEQLDSERIDLNADINEVIGNGNSKLHEYNENQNNQLNKFIELLRLSKQQGFSDYQIAKALYKENISENGPLNIRAYRKKLGIVPFVKQIDTLAAEFPAQTNYLYLTYNGAESDVKYLGDHRSVIVLGSGAYRIGSSVEFDWCSVNALNTVRKEGYRSVMINYNPETVSTDYDVCDRLYFDELSYERVMDIIELENPYGVIVSVGGQIPNNLAVRLDNSGVNILGTSAKSIDNAEDRHKFSSMLDRLEIDQPRWKELTTLDEIHQFVDEVGFPLLVRPSYVLSGAAMNVCSNKTELERFLTLATEVSSKYPVVVSEFIEDSKEIEMDAVAQNGELVAYAISEHIEFAGVHSGDATILFPAQKIYVQTVRRIKQITRKIAKELNISGPFNIQFLAKDNDIKVIECNLRASRSFPFVSKVLKINFIELATKVMLDIMVERPEKSAFDLDYVGIKAPQFSFTRLQKADPVLGVDMASTGEVGAIGSNFDDALLTSMLAVGYRIPEKNIMISSGGTKSKVALLDACRLLRKNGYNLFATGGTQKFLEENGVESTFVAWPDDENAELKVNDMIADKKFDLIINIPKNLTERELTNGYRIRRGAIDYNIPLITNARLAGAFIKAFCRISQDNIKIKHWGEYN
- a CDS encoding SIMPL domain-containing protein — protein: MKNWIVESIILAIALLAFGILLNRGINNFTDRDRVVTVKGLAEMEVPADKVIWPLMYKDLGNDLTTLYTNIQSKNRTIVDFLRSNGITDDEISIAPPEIIDMEAERYLNQAIQYRYNATSVITVTSNNVDQIRKLISEQTELLKQGVAITGGDYRYNTLYEFTGLNSIKPAMIEEATKNAREAAEKFALDSGSKLGKIRNASQGQFTITDRDANTPYIKNVRVVTTVNYYLKN
- the carA gene encoding glutamine-hydrolyzing carbamoyl-phosphate synthase small subunit, which produces MHKLTPVRLILENGMVFQGKSFGAEKPTSGEVVFSTSMVGYPESLTDPSYKGQILSLTYPIIGNYGVPAKGETDGISDFFESVHIHASGLIIQDYTSEYSHWNGIESLGEWLKNENIPGICDVDTRKLTKILREEGSLLGKIVFDESHVSEKTKDASKAEVNISKDGFYNPDFTNLVAEVSCKEVIEYGDGVKKVVLVDCGVKLNILRELIKQGVKVIRVPWDYDFNTIDFDGVVISNGPGNPDHCIATVENIRKAMNSDKPIFGICMGNQLISKAAGAKIYKLKYGHRSHNQPVRRVGSNQCFITSQNHGYAVDDKGLGKEWEPWYVNLNDGTNEGIRHKSKPFYSVQFHPEANGGPNDTRYFFDEFVKLL
- a CDS encoding MFS transporter; its protein translation is MNTTTQNKNRIVPIIMMIALFGMIAFVTNLAAPMGLVLKQQFAVSNFLGLLGNLANFIAYAVMGIPGGILLQRVGYKKTALIAVAVGFIGVLVQFLSGHSPESLAFTIYLLGAFIAGFSMCLLNIVVNPMLNTLGGGGNKGNQLIQIGGSFNSLMATFTPAFVGILIGDAVSARISDVFPVMYIAMGVFAVVFFVLWSVNIPEPHITESKESMGSLMSGALKFKHFVLGAIAIFIYVGIEVGNPYIMLYWLEEMPSVGATIGGFVTGTYWFLMLIGRLVGASLGSKVSSKTMLSSLSIVGLVLVLAAIFSPTTNLVELPVLQRSAEGALSFGLAEVPINALFFVLVGLCTSIMWGSIFNLAVEGLGKYTPAAAGIFMTMVCGGGILPAIQGGIADAVGYISSYWLIIAALAYLLFYGLIGSKVNKRATE
- a CDS encoding NUDIX hydrolase; translated protein: MLQTYYENNDKFLIAVDCIIFGFQDKELNVLLTRRPVEPLKNEWSLMGGFMENGESLDQAAEKILFRYTSHKDIYMEQVGAYGDVDRDSGGRVVSVAYYALVNSENFNTSLAKKYDAKWLSVSKLPKLVFDHNKMVEDAIKLLQYKASNQPIVFKFFDEKFTLTELQDLYEAIYQMQLDKRNFRKKLSNMNLLDKLDEKDKVNSRRGAYYYTFNKERYEKFIEEGNRFSL